A region of the Vibrio chagasii genome:
TGTTGATCGGTCAGCTGTATGAACGCAAATACATTCCAATAGAGCAAGTTCCTCAGGCGCACGATCTACTATCACCTCAAAACATCGCTACAGGGCTGATACAACGTTTGAGCATCAAGGTGGCGAATAGAGAACTCTATCCTGCTGATTTCGTTTCGATTCTAGATGTGAACTTATTGGAGCCAACCACGCCTCGAGATTGGGCTGTTATAGAGCGTAGCCGCGGTGGTTACTTTTTTGGTAAGCCGGTTGGCTTTAAAACGGCATCGGGAACTTTTTATACCGATATCGACCAAAAGCTTAAAGATGGGTTAGCTTTCGCTGACACCTTGCGCGCTGAAACGTCACGTGTGGTAAACCAAGAGATACGCAATATCAGTTGGCAGTTGGAAAACTTACGCCTAGAAAAGCGCAAGTTAGAACTGAATGAGTCTGTCAGCGATGAGTATCTTAAAACGTATACCGCAACTAGGCTTGAGCTCAATAAGCAGTTAGATGAAGCCGAAATCAAGCTAGAGCACCTCAGAACACAGCTAAATGTTGAGAGTCTGCTTGTTGAAGATATGACGGGTGAGCAGGTTGAAATCTCGCTCAGTCATATTCTGGATTACTGGTACCCAAACAATATGTCTTATCTTGAAAAGGTTGGACATTGGGGCCATCAAGTGTGGAAGTTTTTATCAGAAAACCCACGAGAGTCCAATTCAGAAGGCGGCGTTTTCCCTGCTATCTTTGGTACAGTGTTACTGGTTATTCTGATGTCGATTGTGGTGATGCCTCTTGGGGTAGTGGCGGCGATCTACTTACATGAATACGCGAAAAACAACGCTCTTACACGTTTGATTCGAATCGCGGTTATCAACCTAGCCGGTGTACCTTCAATCGTATATGGCGTTTTTGGTTTAGGCTTTTTTGTTTATACCATTGGTGGCTCGATCGATACCCTGTTTTATGCAGAGCGACTACCTGCCCCTACCTTTGGTACGCCAGGTCTACTTTGGTCTGCACTGACTTTGGCTGTGTTAACGCTCCCAGTTGTGATTGTGACGACCGAAGAGGGGTTAACACGTATCCCAAGTTCGGTAAGGCATGGTTCTTTAGCGCTCGGCGCGACTCAATTTGAGACCTTGTGGCGCATTGTTCTGCCTATGGCAAGCCCTGCGATAATTACCGGCTTGATCTTGGCGATAGCAAGAGCTGCGGGGGAAGTGGCTCCATTAATGCTGGTGGGTGTTGTAAAACTTGCATCAAGCTTGCCTGTTGATAGTCAGTTTCCGTACATACACTTAGATAGAAAGTTCATGCATTTAGGCTTTCATATCTATGATGTTGGATTTCAAACATCGAATATAGAGGCTGCGCGCCCATTGGTGTATGCGACTTCGTTTTTATTGGTTACGGTTATCGTGGGACTGAATTTAACGGCGATTAATATCCGTAATAACTTACGTGAAAAGTACCGAACCTTAGGACAAGATTAAGATGTTCTCAATTAATGAAACCTTGGGTTACCAAGCGCCTTTAGACGTACACAATCTAAAGGAAGAACAAATTGCTATCTCGATCGAAGGGCTCAATCTTTACTATAAAGACAGCCAAGCGCTCGATGATATCTCGATGAAGATACCCAAAGGGCAAGTGACGGCATTTATCGGTCCTTCGGGCTGTGGTAAATCAACCTTACTACGCTGCATCAATCGTATGAACGATCTTGTCGAAGGCTGCAAAGTTTCCGGAAAAGTGAAGCTTCATGGCAAGAATGTCTATTATCCTAAAGTTGATGTTGCGACTCTGCGTCGCCGTGTCGGCATGGTATTTCAGCGTCCAAACCCGTTTCCCAAATCTATCTATGAAAATGTGGTTTACGGACTAAGGCTGCAAGGTGTGAGTAACAGCCGAGATCTGGATGATGCCGTAGAACGATCACTGCGTGCAGCGGCGTTGTGGGATGAAGTAAAAGATCGTTTACATGAAAATGCTTTTGGTTTATCTGGTGGTCAGCAGCAGCGTTTGGTGATTGCTCGCGCTGTCGCGATTGAACCTGAAGTCTTATTGTTGGATGAGCCGACATCGGCATTGGATCCTATTTCAACGTTGACGATTGAAGAACTAATCAACGATCTCAAGACGCAATATACGGTCGTTATCGTCACGCATAACATGCAGCAGGCTGCGCGTGTGAGTGACCATACTGCTTTTATTCATATGGGAAAATTGATCGAGTACTCAGATACGGATTCAATATTTACGTCGCCATTGAAAAATCAAACGGAAGACTACATTACTGGTCGATACGGTTAACGTTACCGTTCTGATCATTGGAGCTAAGTCACTCCAATATAAGTGACTTATCCATTTCTTTTTAAGGAGCTGACATGCAATTTGGTCGCCACATCTCAGGACAATTTAATGTCGAGTTAGAGTCTATCCGTACCCATGTACTGACTATGGGTGGGTTAGTAGAGCAGCAGCTCTCTTTTGCGATGCAGGCACTCCACAAAGATGATTTGGAATTAGCGAAGAAAGTGATTCGTGATGACCATAAAGTGAATGCGATGGAAGTGTCGATTGATGAGGCATGTACTCGCATTATTGCCAAGCGTCAACCAACGGCAAAGGATCTGCGTTTGATAATGGCGATCATCAAAACGATTACCGACCTAGAGCGTATTGGTGATGTTGCTTCGAAGATCGCGCAGGGTGCGATTGATATCCCTTCGACAAAAGAACAAAAATTCCATGTATCGCTAGAGCCTTTATGTCGACAAGCGATCACCATGCTACACCAAGTTTTAGACGCATTTGCTCGCATGGATGTGGATGCGGCAGCCGAGGTACACAAACTTGATGATAAGTTGGATGCTGAATACGAAGCAGTGATTCGTCAATTGATGACTTACATGATGGAAGACCCGAAGAATATTCCAAATATCTTGCAAGTGATGTGGTCAGCGAGAGCCATTGAGCGAGTGGGGGATCGTTGCCAGAATATCTGTGAGTACATTATCTACTTCGTCAAAGGCAAAGATGTACGCCACCTTGGCGATCAAAGCCTAGATGACGCACTAAAGTAAACAGCCTAGCTAGAAGCTCAGAATCGCGCCTAGGTTTAAATTGATAGTGGTGTTGTAAGGCACAAAAGTTTTATTGTGATCAAACAGGTTTAGGTCGGCACCTGCTCTGAGTGCGAGTATTGGTGTCGCTTGATACACGTAGGCACCACCTAAACTTAGGCCGGTCGCTGTCTTCCTTTCCGTAATACCAGAACGTGTCTTTTCACCGTCATAGTCTGCAAGCCCTATTTCAGCTTGAAAGCCTTGTAATTGCCGCGAACCGAACATGTTTTGAATACCAATTCGATACGAGTTTACCGTTTCATCATAACGATCACTTTCATACCAAATATCAGAATAGCTTAAATAAATCGTCCCTAAATCAGCAATTTCAGTGACACCGACTTGAACTCCAAATCCATGATACGCGCCGATTTTTAGTTCGGGTGAAAGATGAAGACCGGTTGAAAAAGCTGAGGTTGAGAATAAAGCTGACGCTAGGAGAAGAGTTCTAAATTTCATAGTACCACCGAGGTAAATTGATGCACTCCTTAGCATTAACTTATCCTTATGAAGATCTAATTAAAAGAATGGCTTAGTGGGGATGAAGGCTCATGATAAGCTAACTTGTGCTATTTATCATTCAACACTCCAATCACACTAACCTTTTATTTGTTGAAGTCCCCACCATCCATAGCAGGGAGAGAGTGCTCTATTTAAAGCTGTACTGAAGGCCAACGCCGCCAGCAACATCTGAAGATGAGTATTTACCTGATGTTTCATAGTGGAAAGTGCCAGAAACACTTAGGCTTTCATTGATTCCGTATGCGCCGCCTAACGCAAGTGCTTCTTTCGATCCTGCAAAGCCAACACCCGCACCAATAGCAAATTCACCGTTGGTAACGAATGGACGAGCATTCGTTACAGCGTGCAAACTTGCACGAATACCATCCATTTGTTCAGCATGATCATTGAACTTCGCATTATATTCTGCGGCCATTGCTTCGAAGTTACTTTGAAGCTCTGCTTGACCTAACTCTAATGCAGATGAGCGTTCGGCTTCTGTCGGGCCTGAGATATCCGGTGTATCACCGTAATCTGGGCTAGGACGCTCTGGACTATTATCTACAGGTGGCTGCCATGGTGTATTTTCAATTGGTTGAGATGGCTCTGGTAATGTTGGCTGTACAGGCAATTGAGGTTGAGTTGGGGTTTGTTCAATCGGCTGTGAAGGCTTTGGTTTTTCAATTGGATTACTTGGTACTTGCTCGATAGGTTGAGAAGGTGCCGGTAGTATTGGTTGAACAGGTAGCTGAGGTTGAGTGGGTACCTGTTCAATTGGGTTTGATGGCTGTTCATTCCAAATTGGGTTTTGAACATCAACATCTGCGATCGCAGGAAGTGAAAATACAGTAGCTAGTGACACTGCAATAATTGATTTTTTCATTGAATACACTCTCAATAAGATTAAATATTGAGCATCCTTACTATGGTTTAATTTATTGACTCCGTGTCGATGGAGTAAATATTAAACAGTGTATTATTTTTAGGCTAAGTAGCTATTTTTATACTTGTGATAAGTCTTGCTTATTAACTTGTTCTATTAAAGCTTGCTTGATCTCTGAAAATAGCCAGAGGGTTATTGGAGCGTTACGGTTTTTGATATGCATGTGAGCATGAATTGGCATTTTGTAATGCTCTCCTTCAACTAACACATCAATCGCTCTTAAGCCTGGGTAATTCTCCACTGGAAATATGTTGGAGTGGGGCATGTACATGTCGGTGTGTAAGATCACATCGATAATGGCCATGATAAGTTCTGAACGAAAACCAACTTTGTGTTCAATAGAGTAGCGCTCAAGTAACTTTGCTGCGTAACTATAATTATCATTCCAACCAGGAGAGATCATTGAAGCTATTTCAAAACCAGCCATGTCCTTTGGCTCTATCAGGGATTTCTTGATTGGGTGGTCTTGCCTAACAAAAACGCGCCCAGTTAGGTCTAGGAGCTTCTTAGTGTAAACTTCTTTTGTTGAATTCGTAATGACATAACTAACACCTAAGTCGATGATGCCTTTTTGAATATCTTCCTGCGTCGATAGGTTCCAACTTAATAGCTCCAGTTGAGCGTTGGGTGCTTGCGCTTTTATCCGTGCATATAGAGAGCCTGAAAGACAAGTAAGTACTACAGGAGAGAGTGCTAGGCGGATCTTAAAATCAATATCGCTAGGTTTAAATTGAATCGATTTATTGAGTGCTGATTCTAATCCATGAAAGTGAGGGGTTATTGTATTGGCAAGGTCTTCACAAAAAGCAGTAGCTTGCAGTCCTCCATGTACTTTCACGAATAGATCATCCGAGAAGTGATGACGCAGTTTCTGTAGAGCTTGACTCACTGCTGGTTGAGAGACAAATAAACGCTCCGCTGCCTTTCTGGTGTTTTTTTCCTGGTAAACAATTAAAAAGGTACGCAATAGGTTTAAATCAAGAGAGCTGAATAGATCCTTAGCCATAACATTCCATGAGTCGCCATATTGAGTTTACTAATATACGTGACTTCTGGGCTTTTACTAGCTATGTTGTGTTGGTGTTTAGTCAGCTCTCGGTGTTTATCTATTTGTTAAGCGAGGCTATCAGATCTTGAATCTTTGCCGTGCTTGTTACTGGGATTAAGTAATCGTCTACATCGTCATGCCCCATTTGAGCTTGAGAGGCTTGTGTCATTAGGCTTGGTCTTGTCGACTTGCCAGACAGATGCAGTGCTTGAACGCCAGTGTGCTTGAGAATTTGTCGGCCATTTTCAGCGGTAACGCCTGCCCCAGCCATAATATCTAAGCGGCCTTGAGTGAGCCTAACCATCTCCTTGAGAATATCTTTTCCTTGCTCCGCGTTACTTGCTAAACCTGAAGTTAAAACACGTTCACAGCCAAGTTCGATAATTTGTTCTAGCGCTTTTTGGTAATCCTTAAGTTGGTCTATAGCACGGTGAAAGGTCACGCCAAGTTTTAGCTGGTGGGCTTTTGAGGTTAGTGCTTTCATAGCAGCCATGTCTATTTCACCTTGAGCGGTAAGCACACCTAATACCACACCATCTAAACCAGCATCGGCAGCGGCTTGGATATCATCAAGCATGCACATCACGTCGTCATTATCGAAGATGAAGTCGCCTTGTCTTGGTCGAATCATTGCGTACACGGGAACCGATGAAATGCGAGCGGCTTGCTTCATCATACCTAAGCTTGGAGTTAATCCACCAAGTGCTAGTGAAGAGCAGAGCTCAATACGATTCGCTCCGCCTGCTAGGGCATTGTGTAGGGATTCTAGGTTATCGATACAAACTTCAATTTCGATATTCATGATATTTTACTCGTTCAAATTGAGAATGAGGAAATCATAGCAAGCTTGAGACGATTCTGAATAGGTAGTGATAGAGGAAAATAGAGGTAAAGTTTCGCTTTGCGGTTACCCCTATTCATAGAAGACATGAGCAAGGAATAAAGCATTGTTGAAGCAATAGATGCAAAAAGCCCGAAGCGTTAACTTCGGGCTTTGAATAATACTTTACTTCTTAACTGATTGGCGGTGCGCTTTGCGCTGTAGCTTATGCTTTATTTCTCTTTATAGAGAGTCATCCAACCATTCACCCGTGTTGAGTCGGGCTTAAGAATGTAATTACTTGCTTAGGTCGTCAGCGTGCTCAGATAGGAATGCTGCAACACCTTTTGGAGATGCGTCCATACCTGATTTACCTTCTTCCCATTGTGCAGGACAAACTTCACCGTTCTTCTCGTGGAAGTTTAGTGCGTCTACCATGCGTAGCATTTCGTCGATGTTACGACCTAGTGGAAGATCGTTAACTACTTGGTGACGTACAAGGCCGTCAGCGTCGATTAGGAAAGAACCACGGAAAGCAACGCCTGCTTCTGGGTGCTCAACATCGTATGCTTTGCAGATTTCGTGCTTAACGTCAGCAACTAGTGGGTATTTAACTTGACCGATACCGCCGTCAGCGATAGCAGTGTTACGCCATGCGTTGTGAGAGAATTGAGAATCGATAGAAACACCGATTACTTCAACGCCTTTAGCTTGGAAATCTTCTAGACGGTTGTCGAAAGCGATTAGCTCTGAAGGACAAACGAAAGTGAAGTCTAGTGGGTAGAAGAAAACAACCGCTTTCTTACCTTTAGTGAATTCTGCGAAGTTGAAGTTATCAACGATCTCACCGTTACCTAGAACAGCTGCTGCAGTAAAGTCAGGGGCTTGACGACCTACTAGTACCATTTTGGAATCTCCTAAAAAATTAGTTGGCCCAACACATCTTTGTTTGGGCTCCGTTTCTACGCGACAAACTATAGTACAATCGGTACTATAGAAAAAAGCGAATTAAATAGATTAAGTCCATCGAAAAAAGCGATAAGCTTATTCTTTGTCCTTTTCTCAGGTCTTAGGACCTTCTTGTAACTTATCCTACTCATATTACAAAGTAATTTCATGAATAAATGGCCAAGTCTTAAGCAACTTCACTATCTTGTTACTCTTCACGAAACACGCCACTTTAGCGACGCCGCTGATCGCTGTTTCGTTAGCCAATCTACTCTGAGTAAAGGTATCCAAAACCTAGAAGAGCTGATCGGTTGCCCTTTGTATGAGAAGAAAGATAAAAAGAGCCCACTCGTTTTCACTCAAGCGGGAGAGCTGGTGGTGAAGCATGGCCGAGAGTTATTGGCGAAAGGGCAAGATTTGGTTGAACTCGGAAACCTATGTAACGGCGATGCGATGCAAGGCCAGCTGCGAGTTGGATGTATCCCTACCATTGCGCCATTTCTTTTGTGCGATTTGGTACAAGAAGCCAACCAGCGCTTTCCTCAGCTAAACTTACTGCTACGTGAAGACACCACAACGAACTTACTCGCAGCACTGCGTCATGGAGAATTAGATGTATTGATTCTGGCTCTACCTGTCGATATCGACAACATGGAGAGCAAAGTGGTTGGGCAAGATCCTTTTAGAATGGTCATCAGCCGTAATCA
Encoded here:
- the pstA gene encoding phosphate ABC transporter permease PstA, whose protein sequence is MNRLKSLLSWVKSGSPWIWLTGGAVSISMLSVLGLMLLIGWKGLTYFWPAPLYQWQVDSKDMSLVVDLDETVSQQDVLIGQLYERKYIPIEQVPQAHDLLSPQNIATGLIQRLSIKVANRELYPADFVSILDVNLLEPTTPRDWAVIERSRGGYFFGKPVGFKTASGTFYTDIDQKLKDGLAFADTLRAETSRVVNQEIRNISWQLENLRLEKRKLELNESVSDEYLKTYTATRLELNKQLDEAEIKLEHLRTQLNVESLLVEDMTGEQVEISLSHILDYWYPNNMSYLEKVGHWGHQVWKFLSENPRESNSEGGVFPAIFGTVLLVILMSIVVMPLGVVAAIYLHEYAKNNALTRLIRIAVINLAGVPSIVYGVFGLGFFVYTIGGSIDTLFYAERLPAPTFGTPGLLWSALTLAVLTLPVVIVTTEEGLTRIPSSVRHGSLALGATQFETLWRIVLPMASPAIITGLILAIARAAGEVAPLMLVGVVKLASSLPVDSQFPYIHLDRKFMHLGFHIYDVGFQTSNIEAARPLVYATSFLLVTVIVGLNLTAINIRNNLREKYRTLGQD
- the pstB gene encoding phosphate ABC transporter ATP-binding protein PstB, whose protein sequence is MFSINETLGYQAPLDVHNLKEEQIAISIEGLNLYYKDSQALDDISMKIPKGQVTAFIGPSGCGKSTLLRCINRMNDLVEGCKVSGKVKLHGKNVYYPKVDVATLRRRVGMVFQRPNPFPKSIYENVVYGLRLQGVSNSRDLDDAVERSLRAAALWDEVKDRLHENAFGLSGGQQQRLVIARAVAIEPEVLLLDEPTSALDPISTLTIEELINDLKTQYTVVIVTHNMQQAARVSDHTAFIHMGKLIEYSDTDSIFTSPLKNQTEDYITGRYG
- the phoU gene encoding phosphate signaling complex protein PhoU, translating into MQFGRHISGQFNVELESIRTHVLTMGGLVEQQLSFAMQALHKDDLELAKKVIRDDHKVNAMEVSIDEACTRIIAKRQPTAKDLRLIMAIIKTITDLERIGDVASKIAQGAIDIPSTKEQKFHVSLEPLCRQAITMLHQVLDAFARMDVDAAAEVHKLDDKLDAEYEAVIRQLMTYMMEDPKNIPNILQVMWSARAIERVGDRCQNICEYIIYFVKGKDVRHLGDQSLDDALK
- a CDS encoding YadA C-terminal domain-containing protein; the encoded protein is MKKSIIAVSLATVFSLPAIADVDVQNPIWNEQPSNPIEQVPTQPQLPVQPILPAPSQPIEQVPSNPIEKPKPSQPIEQTPTQPQLPVQPTLPEPSQPIENTPWQPPVDNSPERPSPDYGDTPDISGPTEAERSSALELGQAELQSNFEAMAAEYNAKFNDHAEQMDGIRASLHAVTNARPFVTNGEFAIGAGVGFAGSKEALALGGAYGINESLSVSGTFHYETSGKYSSSDVAGGVGLQYSFK
- a CDS encoding LysR family transcriptional regulator, with amino-acid sequence MAKDLFSSLDLNLLRTFLIVYQEKNTRKAAERLFVSQPAVSQALQKLRHHFSDDLFVKVHGGLQATAFCEDLANTITPHFHGLESALNKSIQFKPSDIDFKIRLALSPVVLTCLSGSLYARIKAQAPNAQLELLSWNLSTQEDIQKGIIDLGVSYVITNSTKEVYTKKLLDLTGRVFVRQDHPIKKSLIEPKDMAGFEIASMISPGWNDNYSYAAKLLERYSIEHKVGFRSELIMAIIDVILHTDMYMPHSNIFPVENYPGLRAIDVLVEGEHYKMPIHAHMHIKNRNAPITLWLFSEIKQALIEQVNKQDLSQV
- a CDS encoding copper homeostasis protein CutC; protein product: MNIEIEVCIDNLESLHNALAGGANRIELCSSLALGGLTPSLGMMKQAARISSVPVYAMIRPRQGDFIFDNDDVMCMLDDIQAAADAGLDGVVLGVLTAQGEIDMAAMKALTSKAHQLKLGVTFHRAIDQLKDYQKALEQIIELGCERVLTSGLASNAEQGKDILKEMVRLTQGRLDIMAGAGVTAENGRQILKHTGVQALHLSGKSTRPSLMTQASQAQMGHDDVDDYLIPVTSTAKIQDLIASLNK
- a CDS encoding peroxiredoxin C, translating into MVLVGRQAPDFTAAAVLGNGEIVDNFNFAEFTKGKKAVVFFYPLDFTFVCPSELIAFDNRLEDFQAKGVEVIGVSIDSQFSHNAWRNTAIADGGIGQVKYPLVADVKHEICKAYDVEHPEAGVAFRGSFLIDADGLVRHQVVNDLPLGRNIDEMLRMVDALNFHEKNGEVCPAQWEEGKSGMDASPKGVAAFLSEHADDLSK
- a CDS encoding hydrogen peroxide-inducible genes activator — encoded protein: MNKWPSLKQLHYLVTLHETRHFSDAADRCFVSQSTLSKGIQNLEELIGCPLYEKKDKKSPLVFTQAGELVVKHGRELLAKGQDLVELGNLCNGDAMQGQLRVGCIPTIAPFLLCDLVQEANQRFPQLNLLLREDTTTNLLAALRHGELDVLILALPVDIDNMESKVVGQDPFRMVISRNQADGIRVPIKYDDLPDESVFLLENEHCLTEHAVSACKLTDKEKINPFTATSLHTLVQMVANGLGTTFIPQMAIDHGLLENQNLVVIDPPGQQAYRDIGLVWRPSSSRRETFHQLADVVSELL